One window of the Eucalyptus grandis isolate ANBG69807.140 chromosome 8, ASM1654582v1, whole genome shotgun sequence genome contains the following:
- the LOC120287825 gene encoding transcription factor TGA2-like, whose protein sequence is MADGSPRTDISSDDTDEKNQRFDRGKSTAIVAYDSSDRSKDKTDQKTLRRLAQNREAARKSRLRKKYAYVQQLESSRLKLTQLEQELQRARQQGIFISSSGDQAHSSGGNGAMTFDVEYARWLEEQNRQINELRSAVTAHAGDGELRIIVDGIMAHYDEIFRLKSNAAKNDVFHLLSGMWKTPAERCFMWLGGFRPSELLKLLVNQLEPLTEQQLTGIGNLQQSSQQAEDALSQGMEALQQSLAETLCSGSLGSAGSSGNVANYMGQMAMAMGKLGTLDGFIRQADNLRQQTLQQMNRLLTTRQSARALLAIHDYFSRLRALSSLWLARPRE, encoded by the exons ATGGCCGATGGTAGTCCAAGAACCGACATCTCAAGTGATGACACAGATGAGAAGAATCAGAGG TTCGACAGGGGTAAATCTACAGCTATTGTTGCCTATGACTCCAGTGACAGATCAAAGGACAAGACCGATCAAAAG ACTCTTCGCAGGCTTGCTCAAAACCGCGAGGCGGCAAGAAAAAGCCGATTAAGGAAAAAGTAT GCATATGTCCAACAACTGGAGAGTAGCCGCTTGAAGCTAACTCAACTAGAGCAGGAACTCCAGCGAGCAAGACAACAG GGGATATTCATATCAAGCTCAGGAGACCAAGCTCACTCATCTGGTGGAAATG GGGCCATGACATTTGATGTAGAATATGCCCGGTGGTTGGAAGAGCAAAACCGGCAAATCAATGAGCTGAGGTCAGCGGTGACTGCCCATGCAGGTGATGGGGAGCTACGTATCATTGTTGATGGCATCATGGCACACTATGATGAAATCTTCAGGCTGAAGAGTAATGCAGCCAAGAACGATGTTTTCCATCTCTTGTCGGGAATGTGGAAAACACCAGCTGAGAGATGTTTTATGTGGCTTGGCGGATTTCGTCCATCAGAACTCCTCAAG CTTCTCGTGAATCAGTTGGAGCCGCTGACAGAGCAGCAGCTGACGGGTATCGGAAACTTGCAGCAATCCTCCCAGCAGGCAGAAGACGCGTTGTCTCAGGGGATGGAAGCATTGCAGCAATCTCTTGCCGAGACATTGTGCAGCGGATCTCTGGGTTCTGCGGGTTCATCTGGCAATGTGGCAAATTACATGGGTCAAATGGCCATGGCTATGGGAAAGCTAGGGACACTTGATGGGTTTATCCGCCAG GCTGACAACCTGCGGCAACAGACTCTACAACAAATGAATCGCTTATTAACGACTCGTCAGTCAGCTCGTGCACTCCTTGCAATTCATGATTATTTCTCCCGACTTCGGGCCCTTAGTTCCCTCTGGCTTGCCCGTCCAAGAGAATGA
- the LOC120286604 gene encoding NADH dehydrogenase [ubiquinone] 1 alpha subcomplex subunit 6-like encodes MAFTLRSVKVPPNSASLEEARHRVFDFFRAACRSIPTVMDIYNLDDVVTKSHLRSAISAEIRKNLHVTNLSNKVQVIDMLLFKGMEELNNIREHAKQRHHIIGQYVVGNHGLVQDLGAKEKDMSDFLKSFYKSNYF; translated from the exons ATGGCGTTTACGTTGAGGAGCGTGAAGGTGCCGCCGAACTCGGCGAGCCTGGAGGAGGCGAGGCACCGGGTGTTCGATTTCTTCCGGGCGGCCTGCCGATCCATCCCAACCGTCATGGATATCTACAACCTCGACGACGTCGTCACCAAGTCCCACCTCCGCTCCGCCATCTCCGCCGAGATCCGCAAGAACCTTCACGTCACTAACCTAAg TAATAAGGTGCAGGTGATTGATATGCTTCTCTTCAAGGGGATGGAAGAACTCAACAATATTAGAGAGCATGCTAAGCAGAGGCACCACATCATTGGCCAATATGTGGTGGGAAATCATGGGCTTGTGCAGGATTTAGGCGCAAAGGAGAAGGACATGTCCGATTTCCTGAAAAGTTTTTATAAAAGCAACTACTTCTGA